The Virgibacillus phasianinus genome includes a window with the following:
- a CDS encoding NUDIX hydrolase has protein sequence MQRVTNCILIHDNEILLLKKPRRGWYAIPGGKMEQGESIKESVMREYREETALHLRNPELAGVFTFTIHNEGELIQEWMMFTFICHTSKGMLTEHCNEGVLEWVPQEKVKGLPMAEGDRKIFEHVLTKSSILYGSFSYTNDYELLDTRLDPFIR, from the coding sequence ATGCAACGAGTTACCAATTGTATTTTAATTCATGATAATGAGATATTATTACTTAAAAAACCAAGGCGCGGGTGGTATGCCATCCCGGGTGGAAAGATGGAACAAGGTGAGTCCATTAAAGAATCAGTAATGCGTGAATATCGTGAAGAGACAGCATTACATTTACGTAATCCTGAGCTTGCCGGAGTGTTTACATTTACTATTCATAATGAGGGAGAGCTGATTCAGGAATGGATGATGTTTACGTTTATTTGCCATACCTCCAAAGGTATGCTGACTGAACATTGCAATGAGGGAGTCCTCGAGTGGGTACCGCAAGAAAAAGTGAAGGGGTTACCCATGGCGGAAGGGGATAGGAAAATATTTGAGCATGTCTTAACAAAAAGCAGTATCCTATATGGGTCCTTTTCTTACACTAATGACTATGAATTGCTGGATACACGCTTAGATCCATTTATACGATAA
- a CDS encoding HPr family phosphocarrier protein, with product MVERLVTIKLETGLQSRPAAHFVQEANRYTAHLFLEKDGKRVNAKSIMGLMSLAIGTGEKVTLIADGTDEEAALDELVTFVSNVK from the coding sequence TTGGTTGAGAGGTTAGTAACAATAAAGCTTGAAACAGGTCTTCAATCAAGACCTGCGGCACATTTTGTACAGGAGGCAAATCGGTATACGGCCCATTTATTTCTTGAAAAGGACGGGAAACGGGTAAATGCAAAAAGCATTATGGGATTAATGAGTCTCGCAATCGGAACAGGGGAAAAAGTTACATTAATTGCTGACGGTACAGATGAAGAAGCTGCGCTTGATGAACTGGTCACATTTGTATCGAATGTAAAATAA
- a CDS encoding peptide ABC transporter substrate-binding protein — protein MKQKKWTLLLLAFGLLLIILAACSGDTEDKENKAEGAGDSTTEGKKVLNFTNPEAIPSMDPSLATDESSFIYLAATTEGLYRLDESAQPVDGIATDHTVSEDGLTWTFTLRDDAVWENGEPVTAHDFVYAWQRAVNPKTGSEYGPYMMNGVIKNATKVSAGEVPVEKLGVTAKDDYTLVVELENPTPYFETLTTFGTFLPLNQAFVEEQGDSFATSSDTLLANGPYTIENWKSTSSSWDLVKNEDYWDADTVKMDKLSFKVVKDPQTAVNLYTSGAVDRIDLTSDLVDKYKSHEDYVVTPDTFVYFMKFNQTTSEALANKNIRAAISRAFDKQALVDEILNNGSLVANGLVPANFTPMPESGEDFREVSGDLVTYDKEKAQEYWEKGLKEIGKDKVELELLTDDDATTKTMVEYIASQLSTNLPGLKINIKQVPKEQRLDLDTSMNYELQISRWGPDFLDPFTFMNLWTTDSGNNMMGYSNPEYDKLVNETATKLAMDNAARYQNFLEAEKVLFEDAAIAPIFQSSRAQLVSPKIKGVHVNPFGATYEYKWADVASE, from the coding sequence GTGAAGCAGAAGAAATGGACATTATTATTACTAGCATTTGGTTTATTACTAATTATCCTGGCAGCCTGCAGTGGAGACACTGAAGACAAAGAAAATAAAGCGGAAGGCGCAGGGGACTCAACAACAGAAGGAAAAAAAGTCCTGAACTTTACCAATCCAGAAGCAATTCCATCTATGGATCCTTCTCTCGCCACGGATGAATCATCATTTATCTACCTTGCTGCTACAACAGAAGGTCTATATCGATTGGATGAGAGTGCACAACCTGTTGACGGGATCGCGACAGATCATACTGTAAGTGAGGATGGACTGACATGGACCTTTACTTTACGTGATGATGCTGTTTGGGAAAATGGTGAGCCCGTAACTGCTCATGACTTTGTATATGCATGGCAGCGTGCGGTTAATCCAAAGACAGGTTCTGAATATGGTCCGTATATGATGAATGGAGTTATTAAAAACGCAACAAAAGTGAGTGCAGGAGAAGTACCGGTTGAGAAACTTGGTGTTACAGCGAAAGATGACTATACACTAGTTGTGGAGCTTGAGAATCCAACACCATATTTTGAAACGTTGACTACATTTGGTACATTCTTGCCATTAAATCAAGCATTTGTAGAAGAACAAGGCGACAGCTTTGCTACAAGCTCGGATACACTACTAGCAAATGGACCATATACGATAGAGAATTGGAAAAGTACCAGCAGTTCATGGGATCTTGTGAAAAATGAAGATTATTGGGATGCAGATACTGTAAAAATGGATAAATTAAGTTTTAAGGTTGTGAAAGACCCGCAAACGGCAGTCAATTTATATACATCAGGTGCTGTGGATCGTATCGATTTAACGTCAGATCTTGTTGATAAATATAAGTCCCATGAGGATTACGTGGTAACACCCGATACATTTGTTTACTTCATGAAATTCAATCAAACAACAAGCGAAGCACTAGCAAATAAAAATATCCGCGCCGCAATTAGCCGAGCTTTTGACAAACAAGCATTAGTTGACGAAATTCTTAATAATGGTTCACTTGTTGCAAATGGTCTCGTTCCAGCAAACTTTACACCAATGCCTGAATCTGGAGAAGATTTCCGTGAAGTCAGTGGAGATCTTGTAACGTACGACAAAGAAAAAGCCCAGGAATATTGGGAAAAAGGTTTAAAAGAAATTGGCAAAGATAAAGTCGAACTTGAACTATTAACAGATGATGATGCAACAACAAAAACAATGGTAGAATATATTGCAAGTCAACTTTCAACAAATCTGCCTGGGTTGAAGATTAACATTAAACAAGTGCCTAAAGAGCAACGTCTTGATTTAGACACAAGCATGAATTATGAACTGCAAATTTCCAGATGGGGTCCAGATTTCCTTGATCCATTCACATTCATGAATCTATGGACAACAGATAGCGGAAATAATATGATGGGCTACTCAAACCCTGAATACGACAAGCTGGTTAATGAGACAGCAACAAAACTGGCAATGGACAATGCAGCCCGCTACCAAAACTTCTTGGAAGCTGAAAAAGTTCTATTTGAGGATGCAGCAATAGCACCGATCTTCCAGAGTTCAAGAGCGCAACTTGTTTCGCCAAAAATAAAAGGTGTCCATGTAAATCCGTTTGGTGCAACATACGAATACAAATGGGCAGATGTTGCTTCAGAGTAG
- a CDS encoding phosphoglycerate kinase: MNKKTLKDLDLKGKKVFCRVDFNVPMADGEVSDDTRVKAALPTIEYLTEQGALVILASHLGRPKGKVVEDLRLDPVAKRLSDLIGKEVTKTDAVYGKEVNEALSRLSDGDILLLENVRFEPGEEKNDEQLAKAFADMADVYVNDAFGAAHRAHASTTGVAKKLPSAAGFLMEKEIDVLGKALEDPDRPFTAIIGGAKVKDKIDVIDNLLEKVDNLIIGGGLAYTFIKAQGYEIGKSLLEEDKIDVAKQFMQKAKDKGVNLVLPEDAVVADDFSNDANTKIVAIDEIPADWEALDIGPKTRETFRNIVADSKLVIWNGPMGVFEINSFAGGTQEVAEALATTNGYTIIGGGDSAAAVEKFGFADQMDHVSTGGGASLEFMEGKELPGVQALDDK; this comes from the coding sequence ATGAATAAAAAAACTCTAAAAGACCTTGATTTAAAAGGGAAAAAAGTATTTTGCCGGGTTGACTTTAACGTACCAATGGCAGACGGTGAGGTAAGTGATGATACACGTGTGAAAGCGGCACTTCCGACAATTGAGTATTTGACTGAACAAGGAGCACTTGTCATACTTGCCAGTCATTTGGGTCGTCCAAAAGGAAAGGTTGTTGAGGATTTGCGACTTGATCCTGTTGCGAAACGACTAAGTGATTTAATCGGAAAAGAAGTAACAAAAACGGATGCCGTATATGGGAAAGAAGTGAATGAAGCTTTATCACGATTGAGTGATGGTGATATTCTGCTGCTTGAAAATGTGCGCTTTGAACCTGGTGAAGAAAAAAATGATGAACAGCTTGCTAAAGCTTTCGCCGATATGGCGGATGTGTATGTGAATGACGCATTTGGAGCAGCCCATCGCGCCCATGCATCAACAACTGGTGTCGCTAAAAAGTTACCGTCTGCCGCAGGATTTTTAATGGAAAAAGAAATTGATGTACTTGGTAAAGCTTTAGAAGATCCTGACCGTCCATTTACCGCAATCATCGGTGGTGCAAAGGTTAAGGATAAAATTGACGTCATCGATAATTTGCTTGAAAAGGTAGATAACCTGATCATTGGTGGCGGGCTTGCCTACACATTTATAAAGGCTCAAGGATATGAAATTGGTAAGTCCTTATTGGAAGAGGATAAAATTGATGTAGCAAAACAGTTTATGCAAAAGGCGAAGGATAAAGGAGTTAATTTGGTACTTCCTGAAGATGCTGTTGTTGCCGATGACTTTTCCAATGATGCCAACACGAAAATTGTTGCAATCGATGAGATACCAGCTGATTGGGAAGCACTCGATATTGGACCTAAAACCCGCGAAACATTCCGTAACATTGTAGCGGATTCCAAGCTTGTGATTTGGAATGGTCCAATGGGTGTGTTTGAAATCAACTCCTTTGCCGGCGGTACACAGGAAGTTGCCGAAGCTTTAGCAACAACAAACGGTTATACGATTATTGGTGGTGGTGATTCCGCTGCAGCTGTCGAGAAATTTGGTTTTGCAGATCAAATGGATCATGTATCGACCGGCGGGGGTGCTTCCTTGGAATTTATGGAAGGGAAAGAACTTCCGGGCGTGCAAGCATTAGATGACAAATAA
- a CDS encoding protein kinase family protein gives MLNLKSTIDLVKSIELKIDKNNISLLDKDPSLEYLGAGRSAIVFKIKFTNKALKVFFPDCTGIAKEEAEIYEILKGNKYYPTLYEAGDNFLLIDYIEGYTLFECLSQGIKLSESTIIEIDRALSLARETGLNPSDIHLRNIILTPEGKVMLIDVARFRQVKDCRQWTDLKNAFFTCYNKTYFPKKIPVSMLNTIAYFYKKTIFQVPSFKKSS, from the coding sequence GTGCTCAACTTGAAGTCAACCATCGACTTAGTAAAAAGTATAGAATTAAAAATTGATAAGAATAATATCTCTTTACTAGATAAAGATCCGTCATTGGAGTATTTGGGTGCAGGAAGAAGTGCTATCGTATTTAAAATTAAGTTCACAAATAAGGCACTTAAGGTGTTTTTTCCAGATTGTACAGGTATAGCCAAAGAAGAGGCGGAAATATACGAAATATTAAAGGGTAATAAATACTATCCAACGTTATATGAAGCCGGGGATAACTTTCTGCTAATTGATTATATTGAAGGCTATACGCTGTTTGAATGTTTGTCACAGGGAATTAAACTTTCCGAATCAACCATTATAGAAATTGATCGCGCCCTTTCCCTAGCTAGAGAAACAGGATTAAACCCCTCTGACATTCACCTGCGGAATATCATATTAACACCCGAAGGAAAGGTTATGCTAATTGACGTTGCCAGGTTCAGACAGGTTAAGGATTGCCGGCAGTGGACGGATCTAAAGAATGCCTTTTTTACATGTTATAATAAAACATATTTTCCTAAGAAAATACCTGTCTCCATGTTGAACACCATTGCTTATTTTTATAAAAAAACAATTTTCCAAGTACCCTCATTTAAAAAATCAAGCTGA
- a CDS encoding sugar-binding transcriptional regulator, with product MQSLVDLQKKIFPDLLEIMKQRYTILHTINLYQPIGRRSLSDRAKLTERTVRGEVEFLQKHQMIDVSGKGMLITQEGKGILSQLAVFISEISGFRVLETQLQEKLNIEQAIVVRGNSDNLDLVKQEIGKAAAAYLRSRQANGQTIAVTGGTTMAAVASVMTPFENAGSCLFVPARGGIGEKVESQANTIVAEMAKRTNGDYRMLYVPDPLSEQSYQTMLKEPSIQEVTELIRSADIILHGIGDALTMANRRKSSEKLIDHLKEQHAVSEAFGYYFNSKGDVVHKVRTIGIQLEDLKSVNKVVAIAGGKSKAQAITSYFNQGKADLLITDEAAAKAIIHE from the coding sequence ATGCAATCATTAGTTGATTTGCAAAAAAAAATATTTCCGGATCTTTTGGAGATAATGAAGCAAAGGTATACGATTTTGCATACCATTAACCTTTATCAACCCATTGGACGTCGGAGTTTGTCCGATCGTGCAAAGTTAACAGAGCGCACGGTTCGCGGTGAAGTTGAGTTTTTACAGAAGCATCAGATGATTGATGTGTCTGGAAAAGGAATGCTTATCACCCAAGAAGGGAAAGGTATACTCAGTCAGTTAGCTGTGTTTATAAGTGAAATTTCTGGTTTTCGTGTTTTAGAAACACAGTTACAGGAAAAGTTAAATATTGAACAAGCTATTGTTGTTCGCGGCAATAGTGATAATTTGGACTTGGTTAAACAGGAAATCGGTAAAGCTGCCGCGGCTTATTTACGCAGCAGGCAAGCAAATGGACAAACCATTGCCGTCACAGGTGGTACCACAATGGCCGCGGTTGCGAGCGTTATGACGCCATTTGAGAACGCAGGCAGTTGTTTGTTTGTGCCTGCAAGAGGTGGTATTGGCGAGAAGGTTGAAAGTCAGGCCAATACAATCGTAGCGGAAATGGCCAAACGGACAAATGGTGATTACCGAATGCTGTATGTTCCTGATCCACTTAGTGAACAATCATACCAAACAATGCTGAAAGAACCTTCTATTCAGGAAGTGACTGAATTAATTCGTTCAGCAGATATTATTTTACATGGTATAGGCGATGCCTTAACAATGGCCAATCGTCGTAAGTCCAGTGAGAAACTCATTGATCATCTGAAAGAGCAGCATGCTGTAAGTGAAGCTTTTGGCTATTATTTTAATAGTAAAGGTGATGTCGTTCACAAGGTGCGGACGATTGGGATTCAACTGGAAGACTTAAAGTCAGTCAACAAAGTTGTTGCAATCGCCGGCGGTAAATCAAAGGCTCAGGCGATTACATCGTATTTTAATCAGGGTAAAGCGGATTTACTCATTACGGATGAAGCTGCAGCTAAGGCAATCATCCATGAATAA
- the rapZ gene encoding RNase adapter RapZ — protein sequence MPEIEQETKLVIITGMSGAGKTVAVQSFEDLGYYCVDNLPPALLPKFLELMRDATNNIRKVALVMDLRGREFFDSLFDALDVLGEQDWLHEHILFLDAKNEELVTRYKETRRSHPLAVGGLPLDGIMQERVIIDELRGRAQRIIDTTNLKPRELREKILKAYTDDKQEIFSVHMVSFGFKYGVPIDADLMFDVRFLPNPHYVTHMQPLTGLNPEVSSYVFKWSDTQKFNEKVLDLLQFMLPQYKKEGKSQLVVAIGCTGGQHRSVAIAEYFAKKLSSNYITHISHRDIDKRKGKSS from the coding sequence ATGCCAGAGATTGAACAAGAAACAAAACTAGTGATAATTACAGGAATGTCTGGTGCAGGTAAAACGGTCGCAGTGCAGAGCTTTGAAGATTTAGGGTATTATTGTGTCGATAACCTTCCACCTGCACTATTACCAAAGTTTCTCGAATTAATGCGCGACGCCACCAACAATATTCGGAAAGTGGCTCTTGTCATGGATTTACGAGGACGGGAATTTTTCGACTCCCTATTTGACGCGCTCGATGTTCTTGGTGAACAGGACTGGTTACATGAACACATCTTATTTTTAGATGCAAAGAATGAAGAATTAGTAACCAGATACAAAGAAACAAGACGATCCCACCCTTTAGCTGTTGGCGGGTTGCCTCTTGATGGAATTATGCAGGAGCGGGTAATTATTGATGAGTTGCGCGGAAGAGCGCAACGTATTATTGATACAACTAACCTAAAGCCAAGGGAGCTGCGGGAAAAAATATTAAAGGCGTACACGGATGATAAACAGGAAATTTTTTCTGTACACATGGTTTCGTTTGGCTTTAAATATGGTGTTCCAATCGATGCGGATTTAATGTTTGATGTCCGTTTCTTGCCGAATCCGCATTATGTTACACATATGCAGCCGTTAACTGGCTTAAACCCGGAGGTATCCTCCTACGTCTTTAAGTGGTCAGATACACAAAAGTTTAATGAGAAAGTGCTCGATTTACTGCAATTTATGCTTCCACAATATAAAAAAGAAGGTAAATCACAATTAGTTGTAGCGATTGGCTGCACCGGTGGACAGCATAGGTCAGTAGCAATTGCTGAATACTTTGCTAAAAAACTATCATCCAATTATATTACACATATCAGCCATCGGGATATTGACAAAAGAAAAGGAAAGTCCTCATGA
- a CDS encoding gluconeogenesis factor YvcK family protein produces MTEENLPKVVVIGGGTGMPVLLRGLKDLPIELAALVTVSDDGGSTGRLRNDMAIPAPGDIRNVIAALSDAEPLLLELFQHRFVNGGGLIGHSMGNLLLAAMTSITGNFYTGIKEISRVFNVKGEVYPISNENLTLHAEMEDGTTIIGESSIPLANKRIKRVFLGPDDITPLPNAIHAIEKADLIVVSPGSLYTSILPNMIIPKIDKAIRSSKGKVVYVCNVMTQAGETTGYTASEHVQAIIDHVGEGCLDSIIVHNEPIIKKVRELYAEENAEPVVYDTDRLLETGISIIEGDIINYDQTTIRHDTHKIAKLLLSILHER; encoded by the coding sequence ATGACGGAAGAGAACCTTCCAAAAGTAGTGGTTATTGGTGGGGGAACAGGTATGCCTGTATTATTAAGGGGATTAAAGGACCTGCCCATCGAATTAGCTGCATTAGTAACCGTTTCCGATGATGGCGGAAGTACGGGCAGATTACGTAATGATATGGCTATACCAGCACCGGGTGATATTCGAAACGTCATAGCGGCGCTGTCGGATGCTGAACCACTGCTGCTGGAACTCTTTCAGCATCGTTTTGTAAATGGCGGTGGTCTCATTGGTCACTCAATGGGAAACCTCCTGCTTGCAGCTATGACCTCCATAACTGGAAATTTCTACACGGGGATAAAAGAGATATCCCGTGTGTTTAACGTAAAGGGAGAAGTTTATCCGATTTCAAATGAAAACTTAACGCTTCATGCCGAGATGGAGGATGGGACTACCATAATCGGCGAGTCAAGCATTCCACTTGCGAACAAACGAATCAAACGTGTTTTCTTGGGCCCGGACGATATTACTCCATTGCCTAATGCAATCCATGCTATAGAAAAAGCTGATTTAATCGTTGTTTCTCCCGGCAGCTTATATACGAGTATTCTGCCGAACATGATTATTCCTAAGATTGATAAGGCAATCCGTTCATCAAAAGGGAAAGTAGTCTATGTTTGTAATGTGATGACACAGGCAGGTGAGACAACGGGCTATACAGCATCTGAACATGTGCAGGCAATTATTGACCATGTTGGAGAGGGCTGCCTTGATTCAATTATCGTACACAATGAGCCCATTATAAAAAAGGTTCGGGAACTTTATGCGGAAGAAAACGCGGAACCTGTTGTTTATGATACGGATCGCCTTCTTGAAACTGGGATAAGTATAATTGAAGGTGATATCATAAACTATGATCAAACAACGATAAGACATGATACACATAAAATTGCTAAATTATTATTATCCATTCTTCATGAACGGTAG
- the clpP gene encoding ATP-dependent Clp endopeptidase proteolytic subunit ClpP, producing the protein MNLIPTVIEQTNRGERAYDIYSRLLKDRVIMLGSAIDDNVANSIVAQLLFLEAEDPEKDISIYINSPGGSITAGMAIYDTMQYIKADVSTICTGMAASMGAFLLVAGEKGKRYALPNSEVMIHQPLGGTQGQATDIEIHAKRIIQMREKINQILAERSGQPIEVIDRDTDRDNFMTADKAVDYGLIDKVLTRNSDKK; encoded by the coding sequence ATGAATTTAATACCAACAGTTATTGAACAGACAAATCGAGGAGAACGCGCCTACGACATCTATTCACGCTTACTTAAGGACCGTGTCATTATGTTAGGAAGCGCTATTGACGACAACGTTGCAAATTCTATTGTGGCACAATTACTATTTTTAGAAGCTGAGGACCCTGAAAAGGACATCTCAATATACATCAACTCTCCAGGTGGTTCCATCACGGCGGGAATGGCAATTTATGATACCATGCAGTATATTAAAGCTGATGTATCGACCATTTGCACTGGAATGGCAGCATCAATGGGGGCATTTCTATTAGTAGCAGGTGAAAAAGGAAAACGCTATGCACTACCTAACAGTGAAGTAATGATTCACCAGCCACTTGGTGGAACACAGGGGCAGGCTACTGATATTGAAATTCATGCCAAGCGGATTATTCAAATGCGTGAAAAGATCAATCAAATCCTTGCTGAGCGCAGTGGCCAGCCTATCGAAGTTATCGATCGGGATACAGACCGGGACAATTTCATGACGGCTGACAAAGCAGTTGATTATGGTCTTATTGACAAAGTATTGACTAGAAATTCAGACAAAAAATAA
- a CDS encoding glutaredoxin family protein codes for MIHIEFYTKEHCPLCDDAMALLEMLQKDYPCTIDMRDIYSNEEWLEKFHLSIPVVNIDGVELDCQHISFETLEEALQKASENQKA; via the coding sequence ATGATACATATAGAATTTTATACAAAGGAACATTGCCCGCTTTGTGATGATGCTATGGCTTTACTTGAAATGCTGCAAAAAGATTACCCCTGCACCATTGATATGCGGGATATTTATTCGAACGAGGAATGGCTGGAGAAATTTCACCTTTCTATACCAGTTGTAAACATTGATGGAGTCGAATTAGACTGTCAGCACATTTCATTTGAAACATTGGAGGAAGCCCTGCAAAAAGCTAGCGAAAATCAAAAGGCTTGA
- the gap gene encoding type I glyceraldehyde-3-phosphate dehydrogenase, which yields MAVKMGINGFGRIGRNVFRQALKNDDVEVVAVNDLTDADMLAHLLKYDSVHGQLDEEVSVNGSNIVVGGKEIKVLTERDPANLGWGDLGVDIVVESTGRFTNRADAQKHIDAGAKKVIISAPAKEEDLTMVMGVNEQDYKADEHHIVSNASCTTNCLAPLAKVLSDKFGLKRGLMTTVHSYTNDQQILDLPHKDYRRARAAAQNIIPTTTGAAKVVGKVLPELDGKLNGMAVRVPTPDGSIVDLVADLDKNVTAEEVNQAFKDAASAGELRGIVEYSEAPLVSSDIVGNTHSTVFDALSTMTLEDNMVKVVAWYDNEMAYSARCVDLAVYIKNQGL from the coding sequence ATGGCAGTAAAAATGGGTATTAATGGATTCGGACGTATTGGACGTAACGTATTTCGTCAAGCACTAAAAAATGACGATGTTGAGGTTGTAGCAGTAAACGACCTGACAGATGCTGACATGCTTGCGCATCTACTAAAATATGATTCTGTCCATGGACAGTTGGATGAAGAAGTTTCTGTTAATGGATCAAACATTGTAGTAGGCGGAAAAGAAATCAAAGTTTTAACAGAACGTGATCCAGCCAACTTGGGATGGGGCGATCTTGGCGTAGATATCGTAGTTGAATCAACAGGTCGTTTCACTAACCGTGCAGATGCTCAAAAACATATTGACGCTGGTGCTAAAAAAGTAATTATTTCCGCTCCTGCTAAAGAAGAAGATTTAACTATGGTAATGGGTGTAAATGAGCAGGACTATAAAGCAGATGAACATCATATTGTTTCGAATGCATCTTGTACAACAAACTGCCTAGCACCATTAGCTAAAGTATTATCTGACAAGTTTGGACTTAAACGTGGTCTTATGACAACTGTACACTCATATACAAATGATCAACAAATCCTGGACTTGCCACATAAGGATTATCGTCGTGCTCGTGCAGCAGCACAAAACATTATCCCAACAACTACAGGCGCAGCAAAAGTAGTTGGAAAAGTTCTTCCTGAGCTAGATGGCAAATTGAATGGTATGGCTGTACGTGTACCAACGCCGGATGGTTCCATTGTTGACTTGGTTGCTGATTTGGATAAAAACGTTACTGCTGAAGAAGTAAATCAAGCATTTAAAGATGCTGCTAGTGCAGGCGAATTAAGAGGAATTGTTGAATACAGTGAAGCACCACTAGTTTCAAGCGATATCGTTGGTAACACACATTCCACTGTATTTGATGCATTGTCAACAATGACACTTGAGGACAACATGGTAAAAGTTGTTGCATGGTATGATAACGAAATGGCATATTCCGCACGTTGTGTTGATTTAGCTGTTTATATTAAAAATCAAGGACTATAA
- the whiA gene encoding DNA-binding protein WhiA, with protein sequence MSFASEIKKELTAIEVDSCCTFAELSALIRMNGVISVSKQEYLLDVQTENAAIARRIYTLIKSQYDFPVELLVRRKMKLKKNNVYIVRMKEDVRKLLSDLDILQESYTFVRSISKSYVKKSCCKKAYLRGAFLAGGSINNPETSSYHLEIFNFYQEHNEALCDLLNKFNLKARKLERKTGYITYIKEAEKITEFLSIIGAHNALFKFEDVRIVRDMRNSVNRIVNCETANLNKTIGAAFRQIENIKLIDRTVGLDVLPEKLKEIAELRVQHEDITLKELGELVSTGKISKSGVNHRLKKIDEYADKLRNGEEGIMQ encoded by the coding sequence TTGTCCTTTGCGTCTGAAATTAAGAAAGAATTAACTGCCATTGAAGTTGACTCCTGCTGCACATTTGCAGAGCTTTCGGCATTGATTCGAATGAACGGGGTTATCTCTGTATCAAAGCAGGAATATCTACTTGATGTGCAAACAGAAAATGCGGCAATTGCCAGAAGGATTTATACATTAATTAAATCTCAGTATGATTTTCCAGTGGAATTATTAGTTAGACGCAAAATGAAACTGAAAAAAAATAACGTCTATATTGTTCGGATGAAAGAGGACGTTCGAAAGTTATTATCTGATCTTGATATTTTACAGGAATCTTACACATTTGTTCGAAGTATATCAAAATCATATGTAAAAAAATCCTGCTGTAAGAAGGCTTATTTGCGGGGAGCATTTCTTGCAGGTGGGTCAATCAATAATCCGGAAACTTCTTCTTACCATTTAGAAATATTCAACTTTTATCAGGAGCATAATGAAGCTTTATGTGATTTATTAAACAAATTCAACCTCAAAGCCCGAAAACTGGAACGAAAGACCGGTTATATTACCTATATCAAAGAGGCAGAAAAAATTACGGAGTTTCTTAGTATAATTGGAGCACATAATGCATTATTTAAATTTGAAGACGTTCGTATTGTCCGTGATATGCGCAACTCTGTTAATCGAATTGTAAACTGTGAGACAGCAAATTTAAATAAAACGATAGGCGCAGCCTTTAGACAAATAGAAAATATTAAATTGATTGATCGAACAGTTGGCTTGGATGTACTGCCTGAAAAGTTAAAGGAAATCGCTGAGCTGCGGGTTCAGCATGAGGATATTACATTAAAAGAGCTTGGTGAATTGGTTTCCACAGGGAAGATATCGAAATCCGGTGTTAATCATCGACTGAAAAAAATAGATGAGTATGCCGATAAACTGCGAAACGGGGAAGAAGGAATAATGCAATAA